Below is a genomic region from Salvelinus fontinalis isolate EN_2023a chromosome 2, ASM2944872v1, whole genome shotgun sequence.
attacaccgaggcctgtactctagagCGAGATCGAtttggtctggggcggtgtgtcagcatcatcggactgagcttttacttttagatttgtctgtattgttttgaattgttagatacttaTCTAACAAGCTATCTAGTAGTATTTTTCTACAcccccaataacatctgctaaatatgtgtttgTGACTAATAACATAATAAAAATGTACACCCTTGTAAGATGTTGTAATTTTGTTGCATTACCTTGAATCTCTCTCTATAGTACATGTAATACCTTTTAAAGGGATAGATTAGAAAGCAATCTGTAAACTGGTGATACCAACAACCATTTCTCTCTTTTCAGAGCTGTACTACGACAGGGGAAACAACTATGAGTTTGTGTCTCTGGTTAAAGACTTGGCCCAACCGGGAGAGCTAACGCAGTCCCGGACCTTCGACTTTGAGTTCACAAATGTGGAGAAACCATACGAGGCCTACACGGGCCAGAATGTCAAATTACGGTAAGCAACATTTAAGTATATGGCAAGACTAAACAAACCATGCATGAAACATTTTCACAGCGCAATAGGACTGTGTTACATACATTGCCGAatttggtggggcaaaaaataataaaagtgggatgcatgccagtaaagtcacaatacattaattgcactataatggtgacaaacggtgcctacaaactgttagggcctacatacagcagtcccaacatcttaccactgctacacctggttttcattggagccttgtctggcagcgaaacagttcatccagcctcatttactgctttaaaaaaaaacataggtgatatggctgacttgcctaaacaaatgtggtttctactgacaattgagatgtacaaactatggcataaggggacgacaagcggataagaggcaatccgtaatttcgattaagatattaatgagcgagctaggacggatggacgtagtcaatatagctatttgtttatcacttttgaaatgtacagcgacagaattcagaacatggttcgttcttacagtgttctccctgtacaccaagtcagaaccgtaggataaataaagtggGCGTataagctcttacaatattcaatgattatatttctctaaaacaggttatacgctacatgtgcaccacatgtaggtgaaattaagaggggtaaatagaccaaattattagtcttactacacaacatacacttagtactactttcttagctacagtatatatatctcCCTAGCATATtatataatttatgcagcagcatgcaatacatttttggacttacctgttgtgctgtgctcacaggAAGGTGGCGTGGCAGTCCTTCCTGTGCAAATTTTGTTttacaattctgagttggatgatcactcaaaatgtattttcccagttggagctcgtttattcccgacttcccagttgtcttgaactcactgaagtcaagttttcgcAGTTCCGAGTTAAGTTGTTTTGAGCGTGGCACAAATCATGTTTCATTGATAGCATGGCCTAtcttgaatgtttatcattttaaatttggaaaagagccccttaatcccagatttgtgaccacacagccactgtcactgattccttccaaaccactcattgttgaatttgcgatttccaacttgttgtgtaatatttatgtccaatggctgatgagcaccgatacgttttatctataatttctcttcatatgacaaggattgaaaaggatttgccagtagattgttgacttgattcatgattaTGAATGCTTACATAggaattcctcttgtccagatgggatagggcagtgtgcagtgcgattgcatcgtctgtagatctattggggcagtatgcaaattgaagtgggtctaaggTGTCCGGTAAGGTAGAGGgcatatgatccttaactagcctctcaaagcacttcatggtgacAGAAATGAGTGCaacagggtggtagtcatttagttcagttacctttgggtacaggaacaattgtggacatattgaaggagtggggacagcagactgggatagggagagattgaatatttccgtaaacactccagccagttggtctgtgcatgctctgaggacgtggctagggatgccgtcggGGCTGGCAGCCTtatgagggttaacacgcttaaatgtcttactcggCCACGGAGCCAGTCCTTGGCAGCGGGCCGCGTCTGTGGCACTGAGTTATTCTCAAatgtacaatgtgcagggatacttgagtatttgaggtagatatgtacatgtaggtggggattaggaaaaagtgactggtagcaggataaatacgtgtgaacagggctgaaaagtgactggtagcaggaatatataCATACCTATGGTAATATACTagtgtaaacaggagtaatagtgaccgtAGCAGGATAAATACATGGATACTAATGGTAATTGCGATGAATGAACAGCAGCATAGTGGTAGTAATAAATTAAATCAAGAATCATTTTAGCAGCAGTGTAGTCGTGAGGGGGAGCAGTAGTtgttaactatttaacagtcttatggccatGGGATGAAAGCTGTTTTAAAGGGATCCTTCAGGATTCAATGACTTCCAGTCACTGCGCTTATGCTAATTAGCATTGGCTCGTGAAGCTATCTCTTAACTTCCTTCATACAGTCTTTATAGAGAGAATGTGACTCCTATCAGCGTTATTGCAGACCCTCTGTTTTTTTGTGCATCCTGTATTATTACCCAATAGATTAGTTGATATTCTGACTCTTTTTTTTTATATTGCAGTTACTTTCTGCGGGTAACTGTAAGCCGGAGACTGAACGACATCAGTAAAGAAATGGACATTGTTGTGCACACGCTCAGTATGTACCCAGAACTCAACTCGTCTATCAAGATGGAAGTGGGAATCGAAGACTGCCTGCACATCGAGTTTGAGTACAACAAGTCTAAGTATGACTCTATTACCATGGTTTATCATATACATTGATTGGAAGGCTTGCGATATTCCTGTTTTTGAATGGCGGGCGAGATAGCAGAGCTTTAGTGAAACTTCCGTCTCCCTGGTTGAACTTCCCTAAACTCCCATGATAATAGCGTTTTTATATCACATGATTTGTGAGGGAAAAACCACCTGAACATAATAGAACATTTGAAGTAGCTTTTGTCGCAATTCTATATACACACTGACCGGTTTGAGGGGAGTGAAACATTGTCGTAGTTCTTGTTATTATGACAACTTCTGTCAGTACTGTTTATAAGCATTTGATGGAAGTGACTAGTTAAACAAAACCAGTTTGGTTTTCAGTCTCTCCTTGTCCATAGACCGCTCTcaaggtaaggaaaccaataccTAAATATGTCATTCTTGCTGTGAACTGTCATTTTAACGCAGGTACCACCTAAAAGATGTCATCGTGGGGAAGATTTACTTCCTGTTGGTACGGATCAAGATCAGACACATGGAGATTAATATCATCAAGCGAGAGATGACTGGCACGGGCACAAACGTGTACCATGAGAACGACACCATAGCCAAGTACGAGATTATGGATGGAGCACCAGTGAGAGGTGAGTGGCATTgacaaccagtggaggctggtagaAGGGGAAAtcggaggacgggctcattgtaatggctggaatggaactgAATGTTTTGATAATTTTCCATTCacttcattccagccattacaatgacccCGTCCTCCGATTTCCCCTTCTAGCAACCTGCACAGTTGACAAGGCTGGATTTACACGCTGGGCATGGGACGTGGACAGAAAGcgtctaaacaatgttttgggaTTTAACAGTGAACTATCACTTTAATAATATGGGTTTTGTCTCTTTCAGGGGAGTCTATCCCTATTCGACTTTTTCTGGCTGGCTATGAGATCACTCCTACGATGAGGGGCATCAACAAGAAGTACTCTGTGCGGTACTACCTCAATCTGGTGCTCatagacgaggaggagaggcgttaCTTCAAACAGCAGGTACATGCAGACACACGGTAGAGACCGTACAAACACCAGACCCGTGGTAGAGACAGAATGGAAGATGGGTAGGTGTTGGTTCATAATGCGCTACGCTGCTGTTCTATTTGGTCTGATTGGTGTCTAATTTGTGGTATATCTCAATAGTCAAGGTCAGCACATTGCTCATTTCAACTCTGTGCATGGGTGCTGTGTAACAGTAAGGCTGTAACAATACATTGATTTTGTATAATGGATGTAACGAAAGGAAACCAAATAGAGGTCCAATCATACCTGTATCACACCATGCTGCATCGTAACATGAGGTGTACACCACTATATACTAGTTGGCTGTGTGTTACCTGGGATGTGTTGATTAGCGCAACAGAAAAGTAATATTGAACATTCTtactggacaagttcaggtagtctctccctGTTTCCTTCTGTTTTTGTCCATTTGGTGCCTCATTAACGCTACCCTGTTTTGTTGCCTTGTTCTAGGAGATCACTCTGTGGAGGAGGGGGGACGTAGTGAGGAAGAGCATGTCCCACCAAGCGGCCATCGCCTCACAGCGCTTCGAGTCCTCGTCCAGTGACGAGAAAGCCCTAGCTCATGCCCAGGCTAAGGAACAGTAGCTAAGCCCCAGCATAGCCTACAATCCATCGCTttgaaaaggtgtgtgtgtgtgagcactatGTGGGGAACATGTCTGTGAATCTACGACTGAGAAAGAATGCATGTGTGTTCACCTCATCTATGAATGTGTGCGTCGTCACGTCAGGACCTCGTCAGGTCATATCTATGACAGAGCATGTGTGATGTACAGAATTATGTGAACGGCAGCCATTTTAGGCATATATTTATAACCTCGCCCCTTTCAACGTTGCCATTTCATCAACAACACTGATGATGTCACTTTCTCCAACAACTGCAGCTGAAAAGGGATGAAAGATGTCACTTAATAATTCAATGTTTGAAGAAATAAGGCGTTCTCATGGTATATTTTATGAACTTTTAGCCAGGTTTTTCTGCTGTACTGATTATCGTAATGTCTTTTTTCTGTCCTTTGAATTAGTGATGTTTCTTAAGTCAAACCGAGGGTATAAACAGCTGCTGTTGAGAAACCTTTTAGGCATCTCGTAATGAGTACTTGTCTTTGGCAGTTGGACTCAATGGACATGGGCGTCATCCAATCAAGATGATCAGATCACTACCTGATCAAGGTTTGTGATGTACACACATGGTATTAAAATTGGTCTCCTATCCGTCCACTGTATGCGTCCAGTGTCCGCATGTTAGCGCAAGGTATAAACGTGGCTTTAAAATCAGAATGCGAAATGTCATGCAACTTTAGATGCACACCAGCTTAGGGAAAATGACATTTGAATTGTCAAACAAATTCTTTGTATAAAACATTGCATTCCATTTGAATTCCATTCATCAAAAATAACATTACATTCCAAACTGTGTCATTATCAGTAGATGCAAACATGTACAttttttaatgtatttgataTTTTATCAGCATTATACATGTTCTGGGTTTGTCTAGGTGAGTTATGTCCATTAACATTGGGCGAGTTAGTTTTGCATGGCCCAGTGTGGTACACTAAGGGTTTCTCGGAACTGATGGCTTCTACGGTTGCGTTAGGATAGTTAAAGTagtaggttaggataattaacatcaCAGGTTAGGATAATTCATGTAACAGgttagcggcaggtagcctagaggctAAGAATGTTGGCACTGTAACTGAAAGGTCggtggtttgaatccccgagcgattaggtgaaacatctgccgacgtgcccttgagcaaggcacttaactcgaATTGCTCCtgttagtcgctctggataagagcctctgctaaattactaaaatgtgaaatgttaggACAATTAGGTTAAGGTAAGAAAAAAGGGTTAGGCTGAGCAAAAATGCACTACTCCATCTAACCATAGAAACCATCAGTATCACCACACCGGTTCCCCTGGTAGGCAGAGTTTTCTcattttagaccattccattggtctTGATGAAATCACTACCCACTCAAAACAAACTCCTGCTACTGCTGTTAATACAAGTGTGGCAGATTTTGGTGTAACCTTTCTAACTTATGAACTGAATATTTCAATGTAATACCTTTCTTTTTTTATTTGCACAAGATCCACAGTTTTCTGTCTGTAATTGGTTTGAAAAGTACCTAGAAAACATTACCAGCACTGGTTAACTTTTTTCTTTATGGTTAATTGCCAAATGGTTCTAGTTCAATTCTAGAAACATCACAGCTTATTTTTCCTGTCATCTCCAACCATTTTACACCATGTACATGACTTCCGGTGTGAATGCGCTGAAGTCCTCATAACGTGTGCCGCCACTGTAATATTGCCTGGAAATAATATGAAGAAACAAAGAATGTGTTAGTCTTTTGGAATGGTGTTTTGTATTATGCTCTAACTAGACTTCaggctagattcaatcagattcaCGCTAGCCGACTCCCTCATAGCTGTTGTTTTTAaggtgtcggaggtggaactgggttagagctgtcaaatccacaagggTCTCCCAGGATTATACCTATcgtggacattgccattggctgcacatTGTCGCATTAGTATAAATCCCATGCAGCCGTACATTCTCATTCTGAACTTCTAGCGTGAGTAGGGTGGGTGTGGTTTCGTGACAGTTGGTCACCAACTGACATATTGCTTAAATAAAAACAAAGATCCGCCTTGTGGGTACTGGTTAACGCTGAAGTGAATTAATCTAAACTTTCATGAATTTTACAGCCCTTTTTGGGCACCTGATAAATGAACTGAAACTGTATTGTCCATAGACATGTGGGTTCATTAAATCCTATGGGCTGGGCCACAGTATCTTTAAAAGTcccaattattataattattactgCTGTTTCTCAATGCGGGCGTTAGTTGTAGCTAGACTTACTTGATAGTGTCCCTGAGTCTGACGGGTAACACTGtgtgtgagtcccaaatggcacgctattccctatgtattgcactacttttgaccagggcccatagggcagtgcactatTACCTatgtagagtgccatttgggacacatccataTGACTCTGTAAACACGTTTTAAAGGGGCACTTCTCTACTTTTTATCAGCATACTGTATTCGGGTTAAAAAGTGGTGAAGTGTCCTTTTAACCTTCCATGACCTGGCTTGTTGCTTTTGGTGTAAAACGTCCATCAGAAGATATTACAAATTATCACTGTGTATCATTTGAGAGATTAACACTTTGCAATAGGTTCAATTTCCAAATATGCTTTATCAATGCTAACAAAGGTTCTTAAACATATTAGAGAATGGTGGATTTAATTCAAAATGACTCAAGAAATGTACATAGATCAAACATAAATATATTAACAAAGTCATCATACCAACCTTTTTTAAAGCTACAATCTGCAATTGGAAAAACTACAAAATGTCCATCCTGCCACTTATTTTGGTATACAGCCAAGGGATGGGAAAATATAACCTCACTCGAATGCATAGACAGCGCTCCAGATGCAAGGACCGACAGTTTTGAAGCTATAAATTGTTTGCTTACAATgtcattgtttacaaacaattgaATACAACAAGCGCATGGGttgtattcttcaagaatcaatgccttcagaaagtgttcacaccccttgactttctccacattttgttgttacagcctgatttttaaattgattcaattgagatgttttggtcactggcctacacacaataccccttaatgtcaaagtggaattatgtttttggaaaaatgtactaattaaatgaaaagctgaaatgtctgagtattcaacccctttgtataAGTTCCTGGAGGAAacctttgcttaacaagtcacaatatgttgcatggactctgtgtgcaataataaacATTAaaatttttgaatgactatctcatctctataccccacacatacaattatctgtaaaacCTCTGTCAAGTGAGTTAAAACAGACATTGCatatccctttgagtatggtgaagttattaataacACTTTGGACGGTGTATCAatagacccagtcactataaagatacaggtgtccttcctaactcagttgacggagaggaatgaaactgctcaggaagttcaccatgaggccaatggtgactttaaaacagttagttttctcctatcacagccattaaactctgaggATGGGTCAactattgtagttactccacaaaatGAACTTAATTTACCTGTACAGAATAAGAATATTCCAAAACAAGGCAACaaaactaaagtaatactgcaaaaaatggggcaaagcaatttactttttgtactgaatacaaagtgttttatgtttggggcaaatccaatacaacacattactgagtaccactcaatattttcaagcatggtggtggatgcatcatgttcggggtatgcttgtaatcgttaaggactggggagtttttcaggataaaaaataaacagaatggagttaaGCCCAGCAAAAGGataacttggttcagtctgctttccaccagatactgggaCATTAATTCACCTATGTCAAAATttcaaaatggctgtctagcaatgatcaacaacgaacttgacagagcttgaggaatgAAAAAAATgataaatgtgcaaatattgtacaatccagatgtgcaaatctcttagagacttacccagaaagactcacagctgtaatcgctgccaaaggggattctaatATGTATTGACTCATGTGTGTGAATTCTTGAGTAAATtaaatatttatgtatttcattttcaataaaggtgcaaaaaacatgttttcactttgccattatgggatattgtgtgtagatgggtgaaaaaaaaATTGGTTTAACCCATTTTGAATTCcttctgtaacaacaaaatgtagaataagtcgagggctatgaatactttctgaagggactgtatGTATGTTCCTAGCTTGTTTAGACAACAGTTTAAAAAATCTATACAAAAGAATACATTAACACCCTATATAGTAAGTGGTTAAAAAAGCCAAGGCAAAAAGTATTGCAAGACTATATTTCAATATTATCCACACCCAatatgacagagcttgaagaataaaaaaaaataattatggCCAATTGTTGCACaacccaggtgtggaaagctctcagagaaagactcacagctgtaatcactgccaaaggtggaTCTTACTGTATCTCATCAAGCTATATTAGTATTTTTTACAagtgttagaatttttcttccactttgacattagagtatttagtgtatatttaaaaaattacaattaaatccattttaattccactttgtaacacaaaacaattgtgaatactttctgaaggctgtaTAATTCTTTACAAGACAAAAATTGGATGTACCAATCCCAGACTGTAGCGTTAGCgtttagccagcagcataccaccctgcataccactactggcttgcttctgaagctaagcagggttggtcctggtcagtccctggatgggagaccagatgctgctggaagtggtgttggagggccagtaggaggcactctttcctctggtctaaaaaaaatatcccaatgccccagggcagtgattggacactgccctgtgtagggtgccgtctttcggatgggacgttaaacgggtgtcctgactctgaggtcattaaagatcccatggcacttatcataagagtaggggtgttaaccgctgtgtcctggctaaattcccaatctggccctcaaaccatcatggtcacctaataatccccagtttacaattggctcattcatccccctcctatcccctgtaactattccccatgtcgttgctgcaaatgagaatgtgttctcagtcaacttacctggttaaataaataaaataaataagtgTATTTACAGAAATGTAGGTATATTTTAACCTAAAATAAATGTAATGTATCTTTCATAGCAAGCTGTAAGGTACTAGCCCATTTGTGAAAGGGAATGTTAGTATACAAACAAAAGCTGTAGGCTAAATGGCATACAGGATACAAGTACACAAAGGTAACTTTTCCCTTTTAATAGTTGTATTTTGTGTTTCTGTATTTGAAAATAGTTTTTAATCTTATTTCTCTGATTTAAAAGAGAGCCTAAAATGGTCATGTTTTAATTAAATGCCTTGCTTGCTCCTCTCATGATGTGACGCACAAACATGATCACTAGGGGGCAAGCTTGCATGTACTCCTGGTTAGATATACCTTACTCCCATCTTTCTGTAATATCTTTCAACCCATTCAAACACAGAGGATGCAAGTAGTCTCGGTTGctccctctcatctccttcaTCTGTAATGATGAAAGATGGTGAAAGCAAATTTTGGTGAAAGCTAATTCCTGATAGGCATCCACAATATTTCCACCTATCCTGTGACTCCAAATGAGTGTAAAGGAGATAAGGAAAGGATGCCACTGTAGCCTATTAAGATGCACCCTGAAGTACCGTACATGCATTACACTGTAAGTGAGCGTCCTTAGTACTGACAGAGGCTGGTTGCTAGAGGAGATGGATAGTTTATTCTAAAAGGTTGCTGATAGAACACTAGTCAGTCAGTGGCAGCATTCTAACTCCTCCACGCTAAGGCTATTGGTAATGATTGAGCAGCAAATGCTGCTGACTGATGTATTTTTATCAGTTGAGGAATGAAGTCATGGGGAAAAAATGTGCTGTGTTCTTCAGTATTGATTACTTTCAGGTAAAGCCCACTTATCCACTGGGCCTGTTGAGCTACACACTATTAGACTACGTTGCACCCAAGAAACTTAAACGGCAGCCACGTTGACACATTCTCAACGTTGGAAACCAAACGGTGGAAGTGTATGGTCTTCCCTGTATTTGATTTCACATTAGGGTTCTCCCTATTCAATCAAAACTGCTATCCAGGTGTTGCTGGAAATGTACACAGAAAGGATTTGCTCTACTAGAAAGGCCCCAAAAAAAGGCCCATAGGCAAACTATTTCTATTTGTTTAATCATGATGTCCTT
It encodes:
- the LOC129819311 gene encoding vacuolar protein sorting-associated protein 26B-like, translated to MSFFSFGQSAQIDIVLNDAETRKKAEHKTEDGKMDQYFLFYDGDTVSGKVNITLKNPAKRLEHQGIRIEFIGKIELYYDRGNNYEFVSLVKDLAQPGELTQSRTFDFEFTNVEKPYEAYTGQNVKLRYFLRVTVSRRLNDISKEMDIVVHTLSMYPELNSSIKMEVGIEDCLHIEFEYNKSKYHLKDVIVGKIYFLLVRIKIRHMEINIIKREMTGTGTNVYHENDTIAKYEIMDGAPVRGESIPIRLFLAGYEITPTMRGINKKYSVRYYLNLVLIDEEERRYFKQQEITLWRRGDVVRKSMSHQAAIASQRFESSSSDEKALAHAQAKEQ